Genomic segment of Microbacterium sp. M28:
CGCTGTACCACCACTACTCCTCGAAGGAGCAGTTGCTCGAGGTTGCACTGGAGGAAGCGCTCGGCGGCCTCGAGGGGGCCCTCCGGTCGGCCGAGGGCCGGACGGCGCGCGCGAAGCTCGAGCACGTCCTGCGCGGAGCCGTCGGCGTGCTCGTCGAGAAACTGCCGTACGTCACGCTGCTGCTGCGGGTCCGGGGCAACAGCGAGGTCGAACGGCGCGCGCTCGAACGCCGACGGGTCTTCGACCGAGAGGTGACCGCACTGGTGCTGGCTGCTCAGGACGAGGGCAGCGTCCGTGCCGACGTCGACGCGGCGCTCGCCACGCGTCTGCTGTTCGGCATGGTCAATTCGATCGTCGAGTGGTACCGGCCCACGGGTGCGGAGGGGGCGGCCGAGCTCGCCGACGACGTGCTGCGCGTCGCGCTGGACGGGCTCAGGCGCTGACGAGCACCGTCTCGTCGAGCGCGCGACGGACGCGCGGTGCGACCTCGCGCTCCTGCAGCGCTTCGGGCAGCGATGAGACGTCGCCGAACTCGCCGAGTGCGATCACGGTCGTCGGGACGAGACGCTCCTCTGCGCCGGCGATCTGCTGCAGCGCGCTACGGTCGAAGCCGCTCATCTGGTGG
This window contains:
- a CDS encoding TetR/AcrR family transcriptional regulator → MSGGSRWGNRCETGSVTDTPARRGRPGYDQDQVLAVAVQVFIEHGYDATSVSSLAERLGLSKSALYHHYSSKEQLLEVALEEALGGLEGALRSAEGRTARAKLEHVLRGAVGVLVEKLPYVTLLLRVRGNSEVERRALERRRVFDREVTALVLAAQDEGSVRADVDAALATRLLFGMVNSIVEWYRPTGAEGAAELADDVLRVALDGLRR